One genomic window of Monodelphis domestica isolate mMonDom1 chromosome 1, mMonDom1.pri, whole genome shotgun sequence includes the following:
- the LOC100028882 gene encoding olfactory receptor 4K5: MEGANSTVVSEFVLLGLSSSQELQLFFFIFFSLLYGLIILGNLLIIITVTFDAHLHSPMYFLLGNLSFVDICQSSFATPKMIADFLNEHKTISFNGCIAQIFFIHLFTGGEMVLLVSMAYDRYVAICKPLHYVTIMNQNVCIALVLISWAVGFVHTMSQLSFTVNLPFCGPNVVDSFFCDLPRVTKLACLDSYTIEILIVVNSGILSLSTFFLLLISYIVILLTVRYKSSAAMAKALSTLSAHIMVVILFFGPCIFIYVWPFTTYPVDKVLAIFYTIFTPILNPIIYTLRNKDMKAAMRKLMTRNLKPKKISEMSLMMRSSLY; the protein is encoded by the coding sequence ATGGAGGGAGCTAATTCTACTGTGGTTTCTGAATTTGTGTTGCTGGGGCTCTCCAGTTCTCAAGAGCTTcagcttttctttttcatcttcttctCCTTGTTGTATGGGCTGATTATCCTGGGCAACCTTCTAATCATCATTACAGTGACCTTTGATGCTCACCTGCACTCGCCCATGTACTTCCTGCTTGGAAATCTGTCTTTTGTTGATATCTGTCAGTCATCTTTTGCTACTCCGAAGATGATTGCAGATTTTCTGAATGAACACAAGACCATATCCTTCAATGGCTGCATAGCCCAGATTTTCTTTATTCACCTTTTCACTGGTGGTGAGATGGTGCTGCTGGTCTCCATGGCTTATGATAGGTACGTGGCCATCTGCAAACCTCTACACTATGTGACCATCATGAACCAGAACGTCTGCATTgctttagtattaatctcttggGCTGTTGGTTTTGTGCATACCATGAGCCAATTGTCATTCACTGTGAATTTGCCTTTTTGTGGCCCCAATGTGGTAGATAGCTTTTTTTGTGACCTTCCTAGAGTGACCAAGCTTGCCTGCCTTGACTCCTATacaatagaaatattaattgttgtCAATAGTGGGATTCTCTCCTTAAgcactttcttccttttattgattTCATATATAGTCATTCTGCTTACTGTCAGGTATAAGTCTTCTGCTGCAATGGCTAAGGCACTTTCCACCCTGAGTGCTCACATCATGGTTGTGATCTTGTTTTTCGGGCCCTGCATCTTTATCTATGTGTGGCCTTTCACCACCTACCCAGTGGATAAAGTCCTCGCCATATTTTACACCATTTTCACCCCTATCTTGAATCCCATTATTTACACATTAAGGAACAAAGACATGAAGGCTGCCATGAGGAAACTTATGACTCGAAACTTGAAGCCCAAGAAGATTTCTGAGATGTCCCTCATGATGAGATCCTCACTTTATTGA